CTTACTCCAGGCGGCATAGGACTTGGCATTGGAGGTTTCGATCCCATGAGACGATTGATTCGCCCCCTGATAGTATGCCTGGTAGGCGCATGCTTTGCCTTCCTGCCGCCCGTCCCTCCAGTGGAATTGAAGATGGTTGACCGCTTCCCGGCGGATATGGCAAAAAAGGTAAATCCGGACACGCACCTGCAGCTTACCTTCCAGAGTGCGCCCACCTTAGGCAATTCGGGGCAGATCAGAATTTATGACGCGGCAGACGGACGACTGGTCGATCTCCTTGATGTAAGCATTCCGCCGGGGCCGACGGCGCCGACCCCTGCCCCTTCGGCAATCTATACGCCCGTCCCCTATCAATATGTCCCAGGTCACTTTACGAATGCCAATACAAAACCGGGAACTCCTTCGGGCGCTGCGGTCCCGACCTCGGACAAATATCAGCTGACCATCATCGGAGGCTTCAGCGACGCCTTTCATTTTTACCCGGTGATCATCCACGACAAAACAGCAACTGTCTACCCACACAACAATCTCATGGAATATGGCAGAACATTTTACGTGAAGGTGGATCCGGGAGTGCTGATCTTGAAGGACAACAGCTTCACTGGGATCATTGGGAAAACCGGCTGGAGATTCACAACGCGAGAGTCGCCGCCGTCTGCCGGTTCTGACAGATTTTCGGTCAGCGCGGATGGCACCGCGGATTTCAACACCGTGCAGGGCGCCATGGATTTCATTCCGGACTATAATCCCAAACCGGTCACCATCTTCGTCAAGAACGGAGCGTATGAAGAAATTGTATATTTTCGCAACAAGGCCAATCTCACGATCGTCGGTGAAGACCGGGACAAGGTGATGGTTTTTTATGCCAACAACGAAGTTTTCAATCCACATCCCGAGAACGTCAGAACGAATGAGATGCCCGGAACGTTTCCGTCACGCCGAGCAGCCTTTGCGGTGGATCACTGCAGGAGAATTCATCTCGTAAATCTAACGATTAAGACGACCGCGTTCGGCCAGGCTGAAGGCCTGCTTCTGAATGGCGAGGAGATCATCGTCAGCAATGTCAACATCGTCGGCTCGGGTGATGCCCTGCAATCGAACGGCTCGGCCTACTTCGTCGATTCCCGCATTCTGGGTGACGGGGACACCATACTCGGGCGCGGGCCTGCGTTTTTCAAGAACTGCGAGTTGAGTTCCGTGGGCCCCTTCATGTGGATCCGCAACACCTCTGACAACCACGGCAACGTTTTCGTGGACTGCAAATTTCAAACGAGGGGAAACCAAAAAACGGTGATTGCCCGGGCTCCAACCAATGGCGGCAAGAATTATCCCTATAGCGAAGCCGTGTTGATCAATTGCGCACTTGAAGGAATCGATCCCGCCGGCTGGGGACCAATTGGCGGTGATGCGTCGAGTATTCACTATTGGGAATATAACAGCACCGGCTTGAATGATGGAAAACCGGTTGACGTCGGTCTGCGTCACCCGGTTTCGCGGCAGCTGATCATGAAAAAGGATGCCGCGATCATCGCCCGCTACCGGGATCCGGCTTACGTGCTTGGCGGATGGAATCCGACAATGCCTCCGGTGATTCTGGGGCAGCCGGAATCAGTAACGGCAAAAACAGGACAGAGGGCTGTTTTCCGCATCAAAGTAGCGGCTATTCCGGAAGCAAGCTATCAGTGGTTAAAAAATGGCAAACCGATCAGCGGTGCAACGAAGGCAACACTGACCTTGGAGAAGGTAAGCCTCAAAGATGCAGTCGCCTATACGGTTGTCGCAAAGAATGGTTTCGGAAAAGCTACAAGCAGCAAGGCGATGTTAAAGGTGAAGTGACCTTGCGCATCGACGCCATGCCTGACGCGGGGCACAGGGGCAGCGTCCGAGAGACTAGCCTCTTGGCGAAGGGGGGCGACTCGAGCTATGCGGAGAAGAACAATTGCGATCGGACGGATCTCATGTCAACTTCCGGGAAAATGTCTGCCGAGATCTCGTCCGGGGAAGGATTGTTACTCTCACCAGGAGGGCAGGATACCGAATTGTTGCACACCTCACCATAGGCGGGAGGGAATAGGCTACCTGGTTGTACTGTCCCGGCAATGCACGCGTGGTTCTGGCTGAAGACGTAACCGGGGGACAGTATAACCAGGAACCATCTCCGACTTCGGAATAGGTGGCCAACTGGGTCCGGTGCACGCAGCGAGCACTCTACGCGGTTCATCATCGGTACGGCAACCAGCTTGCCATAGGCGTCTCGGGGGCCTGACCCGATGGTAACTGCGACGTATGGTCCCGGGCAGAAGGTTTGAATTCAACCGGCCACTTCCCGTCGATCCGATTGGCTGCCGGCACAGGGTGTCCGACGGCAAAGCGAGGATCTTGTCGGGCGTCGGAGGGCTTTCACGGGCGGGTCCCGACGCTCCAGGAGGGGGCAGCCAGGTTAGCTACGCGAGATGTATTCCGAGGTTTCGGCGCCTGTCTCCAGAACTCCTTGCAGATCACCGTTTTTGCCAGCGTTCGAGGAGGTAGCCCAGGGTAAGTCTGATCGGTTGATCCACTTTTTGAGAGGACAAGTCGAATTGCCATTGAAGCGCGGCATTGACGGCGCTCTCGTCGAGCATAGGATGGCCTTTCAGGACAACGGCTTTGGCTGGCTTTCCGGTCGCGGGATCGATCCATAGTTCCAAGCTAACGTATTGCTCAACTCGTGCGCGCTGTGCCAACCTCGGATACTCTGGCACCACATAGTTGATGAAATGGAAATTCTCCGCATCCATCAGTTTAACTGATCCTTGGGGCGCATTGATGTCTGTTTGATTTAGAATCAGAAGCTTTGTACGCGCAGAATGTGGATCACAGAACGGTTCGTTCGAGCGCTCCTTCCGTCCGCAGTATCTAAGAAAAGCCATATCATATTTGCCGCTCAGAAGGTCGGGAACCAGGGATTCGCCAAAGCGCCGCAGCTCGCCATTTTGTTTTTCAGAGATATTAAAAAATATGGGTGCCTCGCCAAACGCGGCCTTTTGCACAAGATTGGATAGATCATAAAGGGCGGCAAGTCCTGGCGCTTCCTTTTTGAGACGGTCCAAGTCGACTCTATCTCGAGACGGCAGAAGGTGAATCCTCTCCTTGCCGCTGCAGCTCGCAACAATACTAATTCTGGACAAATCGAGGACGGCCGACTGATTGTGTTCATAGTCCGCTGGAAAGAAACAGGGATTGAGGTCGCCCACCAATTTCAATGGGGTCATGTCCTTCATTGTTGCTTCGACGGCCTTGACGTCCAGGGCACCGACCTTAATGTTCCGAATGATTACGTCGCCCTTTTTCGCTCGAACATCGAGGATGTAGTCAGACCAAAGCGGCGAATAATCATGAAATACGATATAGAAATAATCCAATTTCGGTGCCTTTGCCTTTGATACATCTTTCCCTCCGAGGTGCTGCGGGCAAACGCAGCATAGACACAGCATGGAAGCCACGACGGTTCTGCGCAATGGTAAGTACACGTTCGCTCCTGAATTACAGGCATTATCTCGCCGCCGCGAATCCCTGCAAAGAAAAAAGGTAGGCGGCCATGGCCGCTTCCCTTCCTACAACGCCGACTCTTGGCCAGCCTTTGCTGTCGACCAATCTGTTGAGTTCTTCCTGATTCCTCTCTTGAATCATGAACTTGAACTTCCACAACGCCTCGACGACGGTGGATTTCATGCCGACCTTTCTCCCGGCAATGCCGATTTCCCTAAAGAAGGCCTGGGCCCACACCCGCAATCTCCACAAGGCTTTGGCATAGGCAATATCCTTATAGGGCTCTTTCGGCTTCGCGTTGAGGGCGGCGATGAACTTATCCTCGAATTCCCCCCATCTGCAACAAGAGGTAGGTGAGCAAGAAAACTGGATCCGGGAACACAGGTTGGCTATAAAATGCTGCCTAGCTGGGGCCGAAGCCCCAATGTTAACATTATTGGAACGATTTTCCGGTTTGAGTTCTCGGTCGGGCTGAAAAGGGTGTCCAACGGTTGTTATCAGCGCCCGAAGAGCGCCTTGGAGTGCGGTGCCCAGGCGCCGCCTTCATGGCGGTACGGCGATAGAAACACTGAAGTTGCGATCAATTCGCTTTCAAAGCGGCGGCAGGCCGCCGCACTTCAAAGGCGCCTTCGGCGCCACTGCTACTTCACCTTTAAAAACTTGCTGCCCACCTTGCCGGCGGCCGGATCCAAGACAACGATCTTGAGGACCTCCTTCGGAACCTTGAGAGGAACCGTCGCGGCAAAAGGGATGCCCCAGCGCTTGACTTCGGCGTAATCGCCCTCGCCCAATTTCAGATTGATCTCACCGTTCTCCGAACCGAGGTCATTCCCTTTGGAGTCCGCATAGACGATCCCCACGCGTAGCCGGACCGAGTGCAAGTCCCCGACCGTCTTGAAATGAACGGAGGAGGAATCGATTTTCAAGCGCACCCGTATCTGCGGCATGCCGTCAGGGCCGGTTTCCTTCCCGGTGGCTGCCTGGAAAAACACGGCATGCAGTTCATACGAGTTGGAGGCTGCCATGGAAATGACCTTGTTTTCCAATGCGGTTTTAAATTCCTCGCAGTCAAACAGGGTTGCGGTCGATTCGATTGCATTCCGGCTGACAGATGAGGCGAGCCGATAGTAACCGCTGCGGGCTTGCACCTTGCAGCCGGGACACGGTCTGGCACCACTCAGTTTCACCTGCAACTGGTGAAAACCCTCACCACCGCGGGCCTCCAACGGTGTGAAGCCAAGCGTATACTGCAGTTTCAGATTGTTAATTGCCGTTTCGAACGCTTGGGACAGCTTGCCGCCGCTCCCCAGATTGAAAACCGTGCCCCCGGTTTCCCTTGCAATCCGTTCGATGAGGCCTGGTATCGTGAGATTGGTGTTTGGCAAGACCTTTGCCTCGTCCAACGGCATTCCGTTTACAGAAAATTTCGCCCGGCCGACGAATCCGTTATCGCCTAAAGTCTTGATGTTGAAAAGAGTGACCGAAGCCGTCAACATCTCCTGTAACGTTTCCGGCGCGGTATAGTGCGACATTTCCGAATAATCATCGGAGATCAGGATAATAGCGTGCCGTCGATCCGGCGCTGCTTCTCGCAAGTAACGCGCCGACACTGCCAGCGCATCATAAATATTCGTGCCCGTGTCGAGTTCGAGTCTGCCGATTTTGTCGACTACCTGGCCGTGATCCGAGGTGAGATTCGTGAGCCGTACCGGACAGAGGCCGAGTGAGAAAAGTACGACCTGGTCCTCCGGCTTTAGCAGAGCGAGTGCCGCCAGCGCGGCAGTACGCAGTTCCTTCAAATACCGGCTGATGCTCGGGCTGCAATCGACTACAAGGGCCACGGCCAGAGGGAGCTGGTCGCGCGACAGATGGGTGATCTCCTGGAGGACTCCGTTATCATAGATCGCGAAATCAGGGATCTGCAGTCCGTCGACGATGGTGCCCCGGCTGTCGCGCACAGTGGCATCGACAGTGACCAGGGCTACGTCAACTTTCAGTTTATAGTTATCTCGAACTCCCTGGCCGCTGCGCTGAAGGCATGGATTTCCAACCGCAGGACTGCCCACAGATGAGCCAGAAATCGCCAAACTCAACAACGATAAAGCCCATCGAGACCATTTCATAGTCAGGCCTCAAGAACGGAACCACTCACTTTATTTTGATCAGTTTGCTGCCCAGCCGGTCGCTTCCCAGATCATAGATAATGACTTTGAGGATCTGCATTGGCGCTTTTGCCGGCACCGATACAGTGAATGGGATTCCCGTCTGCAAATACTGCGAATAGGACTCCTCTCTCAATTTGAGGGCGACGGTTTTCCAAACATCGCCGAGATAATTGCCCGCTTTATCCGCATAGAAGACTGCCACTCGCAGTTCACCCGTATGCAAACCGTTGATGACGGTAAGATCGATGTCCTGAGGCGCCACCGAGAGGTCTACCTTGATTTCGGGGGCCAGAGGATCAATCTGAGCGGCATTGACCTGAAAAGCGAGGTCGTTGATTTCGGCGATGCGGGCGCCGGCTGCTGTGATGCGCCGGTAAGACAGCAGTTCCGCAGCATCCATTGGCGGCATCGAATCGCGGGCATAATAGCCGTGCCGGAAGGCCAGGGTCAGGCCTGGACGGTTGACCTTAACCTCGATGCGCCGATATTTCCCATCCCAGTTTTCATCCTTGGGATAGTACCCGAGCAGGTAGCTCGCGCGGGTGGTCTGATTCAGCCGGTTGAGCGTCGTTTCCACCCGCTGATGAAGGGAGGACTGGCCGCCGGTAAGCTCGGAGATGGTGCGCAGAGTCTGGATGGGAAGGCGCGTCTCCCAGCCGGCGCCGCCGCGTGAGAGACCTCCAGTCTGGAAAGTGTCAATCGCCACGCGCGCATCGTTGGCAAACGCGACGATATTATCGTCGTATTCCGCCCTCGGGAGGAAGATTCCGTTGGGAGTAAAAAAGACCAGGTGCTTTTCGCCGTCCATATAGCGCAGATAATCGATCGCGGTATAGATGTTCTGCAGATCATCCATGGTTGACCCGAAATTCGCTGCATATTCGGAGAACGGGAGGTCGGTGATGGATTGCGCGGCCAGTGTGTCAAACTGCATCATAGCCTGTCGAAGAGCGGCGCCGGGATCCTCTGCCTTTGCCGCCTCGTCAACGACCGCCTTGCGCAGCAGCGTCTCGGTGGCCCGGTCCGCTTCGGTGGTCATTTTCGTCTTGTCCGCCACCTGAGCCGGGCTCGGGTGGCGGGGACGCGACCCACCGGGATCGGCAAAGATCTCATCAATGTATGCCAGACATTCCTTCGGCAGTTCCCTGCTGCCGTAGATTGCGGCAAGACCGCTCATCCGCTGTTCCATCAGCGCCGCAACCCACTCATGCAGTTTCTTGAAGCGCTCGAGGAATTGCGCGATCTTCTCGTGATCGGTGGTGAACTGGGTTGCGCGATTGTAGGCAAACAGCGCCACTCTGTCCTGGGGAAGGAGATCTTCGCGCACGAACCGTATCAAGGCATCAACGCTGTTGAACGGAAGCTGGATCCGGCCATATCCCATCAGGAAGAGGAAAGTGCGCGCACCCTGCGGCGCAAATTCACCGTCGCGAACCAGGGGACGGACCGGTTCCGGCGCGGCCGCAGCGAGTC
This portion of the Terriglobia bacterium genome encodes:
- a CDS encoding immunoglobulin domain-containing protein, which translates into the protein MRRLIRPLIVCLVGACFAFLPPVPPVELKMVDRFPADMAKKVNPDTHLQLTFQSAPTLGNSGQIRIYDAADGRLVDLLDVSIPPGPTAPTPAPSAIYTPVPYQYVPGHFTNANTKPGTPSGAAVPTSDKYQLTIIGGFSDAFHFYPVIIHDKTATVYPHNNLMEYGRTFYVKVDPGVLILKDNSFTGIIGKTGWRFTTRESPPSAGSDRFSVSADGTADFNTVQGAMDFIPDYNPKPVTIFVKNGAYEEIVYFRNKANLTIVGEDRDKVMVFYANNEVFNPHPENVRTNEMPGTFPSRRAAFAVDHCRRIHLVNLTIKTTAFGQAEGLLLNGEEIIVSNVNIVGSGDALQSNGSAYFVDSRILGDGDTILGRGPAFFKNCELSSVGPFMWIRNTSDNHGNVFVDCKFQTRGNQKTVIARAPTNGGKNYPYSEAVLINCALEGIDPAGWGPIGGDASSIHYWEYNSTGLNDGKPVDVGLRHPVSRQLIMKKDAAIIARYRDPAYVLGGWNPTMPPVILGQPESVTAKTGQRAVFRIKVAAIPEASYQWLKNGKPISGATKATLTLEKVSLKDAVAYTVVAKNGFGKATSSKAMLKVK
- a CDS encoding energy transducer TonB, translated to MDYFYIVFHDYSPLWSDYILDVRAKKGDVIIRNIKVGALDVKAVEATMKDMTPLKLVGDLNPCFFPADYEHNQSAVLDLSRISIVASCSGKERIHLLPSRDRVDLDRLKKEAPGLAALYDLSNLVQKAAFGEAPIFFNISEKQNGELRRFGESLVPDLLSGKYDMAFLRYCGRKERSNEPFCDPHSARTKLLILNQTDINAPQGSVKLMDAENFHFINYVVPEYPRLAQRARVEQYVSLELWIDPATGKPAKAVVLKGHPMLDESAVNAALQWQFDLSSQKVDQPIRLTLGYLLERWQKR
- a CDS encoding VWA domain-containing protein, which codes for MKWSRWALSLLSLAISGSSVGSPAVGNPCLQRSGQGVRDNYKLKVDVALVTVDATVRDSRGTIVDGLQIPDFAIYDNGVLQEITHLSRDQLPLAVALVVDCSPSISRYLKELRTAALAALALLKPEDQVVLFSLGLCPVRLTNLTSDHGQVVDKIGRLELDTGTNIYDALAVSARYLREAAPDRRHAIILISDDYSEMSHYTAPETLQEMLTASVTLFNIKTLGDNGFVGRAKFSVNGMPLDEAKVLPNTNLTIPGLIERIARETGGTVFNLGSGGKLSQAFETAINNLKLQYTLGFTPLEARGGEGFHQLQVKLSGARPCPGCKVQARSGYYRLASSVSRNAIESTATLFDCEEFKTALENKVISMAASNSYELHAVFFQAATGKETGPDGMPQIRVRLKIDSSSVHFKTVGDLHSVRLRVGIVYADSKGNDLGSENGEINLKLGEGDYAEVKRWGIPFAATVPLKVPKEVLKIVVLDPAAGKVGSKFLKVK
- a CDS encoding VWA domain-containing protein, translating into MRYLCHLLLVGSGMLCFLTSVGFQQQALPGHSPQTAAKSKDPSQDQLIRVHVRLVPVTVIVTDAKDRPVTDLKAEDFQLLENGKPQEIRHFVIQRLAAAAPEPVRPLVRDGEFAPQGARTFLFLMGYGRIQLPFNSVDALIRFVREDLLPQDRVALFAYNRATQFTTDHEKIAQFLERFKKLHEWVAALMEQRMSGLAAIYGSRELPKECLAYIDEIFADPGGSRPRHPSPAQVADKTKMTTEADRATETLLRKAVVDEAAKAEDPGAALRQAMMQFDTLAAQSITDLPFSEYAANFGSTMDDLQNIYTAIDYLRYMDGEKHLVFFTPNGIFLPRAEYDDNIVAFANDARVAIDTFQTGGLSRGGAGWETRLPIQTLRTISELTGGQSSLHQRVETTLNRLNQTTRASYLLGYYPKDENWDGKYRRIEVKVNRPGLTLAFRHGYYARDSMPPMDAAELLSYRRITAAGARIAEINDLAFQVNAAQIDPLAPEIKVDLSVAPQDIDLTVINGLHTGELRVAVFYADKAGNYLGDVWKTVALKLREESYSQYLQTGIPFTVSVPAKAPMQILKVIIYDLGSDRLGSKLIKIK